In the genome of Gaiellales bacterium, the window GTCGCCAGGTGCAGCAGCCGGTGGGTGACGCCGCCGATGATCATGCTTGCGATCTGGCGATGCCCCCGCGTCCCGACCACGATGACGTCGGCGTGCTCCTTTGCGGCGGCATCGGCGATCACGTGGGCCGGGCCTCCGGCAACCGCGGAGATCACCTGCAGCTCGGCCTGCACACCGCCGGTGTTCATGTCCTCGACCTGCCGGCGCACGCCCGCCTCGATCTCGTCCTCGTTCGCAACGAGCGGCATCCCGCCGGCGCGGCCGATGAGCAGCTCCCGCACGTGGATGATCACGATCTTGCCGTCGCTGCCCGCCTGCTCGACCGCGTACGGAATCGCGCGGGCCGAGTCCTGCGATCCATCCAGCCCCAACACAACTGTCTTCGACATGGTGTCCTCCTGTCGGTTTTCCTCATCGTCCCGGGCGCCGGGTGGCCCCACATCGGGGACTCACCGCGAACGCCGGTGCGGGTTTCCCGCAACCGGGTCAGCGCCGCGCCCGAGGCGTCCGCGGGCCGCCGCGCCGATGCTGAGGCAAGCCATGAAGGA includes:
- a CDS encoding universal stress protein, with amino-acid sequence MSKTVVLGLDGSQDSARAIPYAVEQAGSDGKIVIIHVRELLIGRAGGMPLVANEDEIEAGVRRQVEDMNTGGVQAELQVISAVAGGPAHVIADAAAKEHADVIVVGTRGHRQIASMIIGGVTHRLLHLATCPVLAVPPARTGAAAESADSEALAARA